One genomic window of Microbacterium sp. BH-3-3-3 includes the following:
- a CDS encoding 1-phosphofructokinase family hexose kinase — MTGIVTLTAAGAIDATYRVGILRRGAFARADSYTREVSGKGVNVSAALAAGGAPTAAVVVLGADDVRFARCGLTAPLLRIVEVPGATRVNTSIVDADGATTKVNAPTPPLSAEAWDATVSAVRDELAAREQPWLVISGSLPELAGTHALVDLTAVRAAARERGARVAVDTSGAALDALLADPAGIDLLTPNVDELSAAVGRPLGTLGDVVTAAREIVARGVGIVLASMGADGLLAVTDQRVVFARAEAPHVANTAGAGDAALAGFLLGLTRAPASAAAGADSLAVAAASAAEWGAHAVAHASTLVAGPPQGIRALVDTEPDLTRALNPEGDA, encoded by the coding sequence ATGACCGGCATCGTCACCCTCACCGCGGCGGGGGCCATCGACGCGACCTACCGCGTCGGCATCCTGCGCCGCGGCGCCTTCGCCCGCGCCGACAGTTACACGCGGGAGGTGAGCGGCAAGGGCGTCAACGTCTCGGCCGCCCTCGCCGCGGGCGGCGCGCCTACGGCCGCCGTCGTGGTGCTCGGCGCCGACGACGTGCGCTTCGCGCGCTGCGGACTCACCGCCCCCCTGCTGCGCATCGTCGAGGTGCCCGGCGCGACACGCGTGAACACGTCGATCGTCGACGCCGACGGAGCGACCACCAAGGTGAACGCTCCCACCCCGCCGCTGTCGGCGGAGGCGTGGGATGCCACGGTGTCGGCCGTGCGCGACGAGCTCGCCGCGCGGGAGCAGCCCTGGCTCGTCATCTCGGGCAGCCTGCCGGAGCTCGCGGGAACCCACGCCCTCGTCGACCTCACCGCCGTCCGCGCGGCGGCCCGCGAGCGCGGTGCCCGCGTGGCCGTCGACACCAGCGGAGCCGCGCTCGACGCGCTGCTCGCCGACCCCGCCGGCATCGACCTGCTCACCCCGAACGTCGACGAACTCTCCGCCGCGGTCGGGCGCCCCCTCGGGACCCTCGGCGACGTCGTCACCGCCGCGCGCGAGATCGTCGCGCGCGGCGTGGGCATCGTGCTGGCGAGCATGGGCGCCGACGGCCTGCTCGCCGTCACCGATCAGCGGGTGGTCTTCGCCCGCGCCGAGGCCCCGCACGTCGCCAACACGGCGGGGGCGGGGGATGCCGCCCTGGCGGGGTTCCTGCTCGGTCTCACCCGCGCGCCCGCCTCGGCGGCGGCCGGCGCCGATTCGCTCGCGGTGGCCGCAGCCTCGGCCGCGGAGTGGGGAGCCCATGCGGTGGCGCACGCGTCGACCCTCGTCGCGGGACCGCCCCAGGGCATCCGGGCCCTCGTCGACACCGAGCCCGACCTCACTCGCGCCCTGAACCCGGAGGGCGACGCGTGA